From the genome of Papaver somniferum cultivar HN1 chromosome 2, ASM357369v1, whole genome shotgun sequence, one region includes:
- the LOC113346656 gene encoding bZIP transcription factor TRAB1-like isoform X2: MGSNLNFKNMGEAPPEGSGAGRPPGGFPLARQTSVYSLTFDEFQNTMGGLGKDFGSMNMDEFLRNIWTAEEAQVMGMVPSAFGAGAGGSGVAVEGGLPNGNLQRQGSLTLPRTLSTKTVDEVWKDLYKENGGVLKDGNVNDGVGVGSNMQQRQQTLGEMTLEEFLVRAGVVREEPQSVGRPSNTNNNNGFYGDLLGTTNNNNNGGLALGFGQQPNRSNGIPVNRINDNNNLLANQSPNLDMTMNGNRPSQQQQLQQPHHQLQQPQQHQHILPKQPAVSYASPLHLTNNGHLGSPGIRGGVGGLGDTMMTNGFVQGGGLNMVGLGGAGTAVTIASVSPANRPSSDGLGKSNGDNSSLSPVPYVFNGTLRGKRSGAVEKVVERRQRRMIKNRESAARSRARKQAYTMELEAEVAKLKEENQELQKKQAEIEEMQKNQEVEMMNQQPGSKRRCLRRTQTGPW; the protein is encoded by the exons ATGGGTTCAAATTTAAACTTTAAGAACATGGGTGAAGCGCCACCAGAAGGAAGCGGAGCAGGAAGGCCACCAGGGGGTTTTCCATTAGCAAGACAAACATCAGTATATTCATtaacatttgatgagtttcagAATACCATGGGTGGACTTGGAAAGGATTTTGGATCAATGAATATGGATGAATTTCTTAGGAACATTTGGACAGCTGAGGAGGCTCAAGTTATGGGTATGGTTCCATCTGCTTttggtgctggtgctggtggtagTGGGGTTGCTGTTGAAGGAGGATTACCCAATGGGAATCTTCAGAGACAGGGCTCCTTAACGTTACCGCGCACGTTGAGCactaaaactgttgatgaagtttGGAAAGATTTGTATAAAGAAAATGGTGGTGTGCTTAAAGATGGGAATGTTAACGATGGTGTCGGTGTTGGTTCGAATATGCAGCAAAGGCAACAGACTTTAGGAGAAATGACTTTGGAAGAATTTTTGGTTAGAGCTGGGGTAGTAAGAGAAGAGCCTCAATCAGTTGGAAGACCTAGTAATACCAATAATAACAATGGATTTTATGGTGATTTACTTGGTACTACTAATAACAACAATAATGGTGGTTTGGCCCTTGGGTTTGGACAGCAACCAAATCGATCGAATGGAATTCCAGTTAATCGTATTAACGATAATAATAATTTGCTCGCCAATCAAAGTCCAAATTTGGATATGACTATGAATGGGAATAGGCCATCTCAACAACAGCAGCTTCAACAACCGCACCATCAGCTTCAGCAACCGCAACAGCATCAGCATATTCTCCCTAAGCAACCTGCCGTCTCTTATGCTTCTCCCCTTCATTTAACTAACAATGGTCACTTGGGTAGTCCGGGGATTAGAGGAGGGGTTGGGGGATTAGGGGACACCATGATGACCAATGGGTTTGTTCAAGGTGGAGGACTAAATATGGTTGGCCTAGGAGGAGCAGGGACGGCTGTTACAATAGCAAGTGTATCACCTGCAAACCGACCTTCTTCAGATGGGCTTGGCAAGAGTAATGGTGATAATTCTTCCTTGTCACCAGTGCCTTATGTTTTTAATGGAACTTTAAGGGGCAAGCGAAGTGGAGCTGTAGAAAAAGTTGTCGAGAGGAGGCAGAGGAGAATGATAAAGAACAGAGAGTCTGCTGCGCGGTCACGTGCTCGCAAGCAG GCTTATACCATGGAACTTGAAGCAGAAGTAGCGAAACTCAAAGAGGAGAACCAAGAGTTGCAAAAGAAGCAG GCTGAAATTgaggaaatgcagaaaaatcag GAAGTAGAGATGATGAATCAACAACCCGGATCCAAGAGACGATGCTTAAGGAGGACACAGACTGGTCCTTGGTGA
- the LOC113346656 gene encoding bZIP transcription factor TRAB1-like isoform X1 translates to MGSNLNFKNMGEAPPEGSGAGRPPGGFPLARQTSVYSLTFDEFQNTMGGLGKDFGSMNMDEFLRNIWTAEEAQVMGMVPSAFGAGAGGSGVAVEGGLPNGNLQRQGSLTLPRTLSTKTVDEVWKDLYKENGGVLKDGNVNDGVGVGSNMQQRQQTLGEMTLEEFLVRAGVVREEPQSVGRPSNTNNNNGFYGDLLGTTNNNNNGGLALGFGQQPNRSNGIPVNRINDNNNLLANQSPNLDMTMNGNRPSQQQQLQQPHHQLQQPQQHQHILPKQPAVSYASPLHLTNNGHLGSPGIRGGVGGLGDTMMTNGFVQGGGLNMVGLGGAGTAVTIASVSPANRPSSDGLGKSNGDNSSLSPVPYVFNGTLRGKRSGAVEKVVERRQRRMIKNRESAARSRARKQAYTMELEAEVAKLKEENQELQKKQVRISNKDEAEIEEMQKNQEVEMMNQQPGSKRRCLRRTQTGPW, encoded by the exons ATGGGTTCAAATTTAAACTTTAAGAACATGGGTGAAGCGCCACCAGAAGGAAGCGGAGCAGGAAGGCCACCAGGGGGTTTTCCATTAGCAAGACAAACATCAGTATATTCATtaacatttgatgagtttcagAATACCATGGGTGGACTTGGAAAGGATTTTGGATCAATGAATATGGATGAATTTCTTAGGAACATTTGGACAGCTGAGGAGGCTCAAGTTATGGGTATGGTTCCATCTGCTTttggtgctggtgctggtggtagTGGGGTTGCTGTTGAAGGAGGATTACCCAATGGGAATCTTCAGAGACAGGGCTCCTTAACGTTACCGCGCACGTTGAGCactaaaactgttgatgaagtttGGAAAGATTTGTATAAAGAAAATGGTGGTGTGCTTAAAGATGGGAATGTTAACGATGGTGTCGGTGTTGGTTCGAATATGCAGCAAAGGCAACAGACTTTAGGAGAAATGACTTTGGAAGAATTTTTGGTTAGAGCTGGGGTAGTAAGAGAAGAGCCTCAATCAGTTGGAAGACCTAGTAATACCAATAATAACAATGGATTTTATGGTGATTTACTTGGTACTACTAATAACAACAATAATGGTGGTTTGGCCCTTGGGTTTGGACAGCAACCAAATCGATCGAATGGAATTCCAGTTAATCGTATTAACGATAATAATAATTTGCTCGCCAATCAAAGTCCAAATTTGGATATGACTATGAATGGGAATAGGCCATCTCAACAACAGCAGCTTCAACAACCGCACCATCAGCTTCAGCAACCGCAACAGCATCAGCATATTCTCCCTAAGCAACCTGCCGTCTCTTATGCTTCTCCCCTTCATTTAACTAACAATGGTCACTTGGGTAGTCCGGGGATTAGAGGAGGGGTTGGGGGATTAGGGGACACCATGATGACCAATGGGTTTGTTCAAGGTGGAGGACTAAATATGGTTGGCCTAGGAGGAGCAGGGACGGCTGTTACAATAGCAAGTGTATCACCTGCAAACCGACCTTCTTCAGATGGGCTTGGCAAGAGTAATGGTGATAATTCTTCCTTGTCACCAGTGCCTTATGTTTTTAATGGAACTTTAAGGGGCAAGCGAAGTGGAGCTGTAGAAAAAGTTGTCGAGAGGAGGCAGAGGAGAATGATAAAGAACAGAGAGTCTGCTGCGCGGTCACGTGCTCGCAAGCAG GCTTATACCATGGAACTTGAAGCAGAAGTAGCGAAACTCAAAGAGGAGAACCAAGAGTTGCAAAAGAAGCAGGTACGTATATCCAATAAAGACGAG GCTGAAATTgaggaaatgcagaaaaatcag GAAGTAGAGATGATGAATCAACAACCCGGATCCAAGAGACGATGCTTAAGGAGGACACAGACTGGTCCTTGGTGA